One part of the Edaphobacter acidisoli genome encodes these proteins:
- the der gene encoding ribosome biogenesis GTPase Der — protein MAQRDGKKRLGKKHRQASTRPKKGRAPKAAPTTGAVDPRKRKLLASKRAAAENAARTPKKSPTKERSVALSPDGTRKQARQASALGARAINPTPLAPSEDQDWREVELLASQMATETERAESRTLPLIAICGRPNVGKSTLFNRLTGSRRSIVGDEPGITRDRIYGEIEWMNRDARIVDTGGVIPDDEALIPAEIFRQAQVALDEADAIVMVVDGRTELASPDMELARLLLRGGKPVFLAVNKMDTEALLPSAENFRRLGFRNVLPISAEHNSGIGDLLDAVFAVLPEVDIEEPVVMLTATDEADEDEDGPDYSIAPAAKRVRHLRSHGEYESRETKIAIIGRPNVGKSTLLNALTGTKRAIVSPIAGTTRDAVDEVVERDGHAFRFVDTAGIRRKGKTKLMAEKLSVVMARKHLEAADVSLLVIDATEGVAALDANIGGYAHESGRSVIIVVNKWDLMTKTGPDGNRLFDGKQPANQKVYEQQVRDALKYLDYAPLLFVSAADGKNIEQVFKKVELVARERRKRITTGQMNRFLERVDFQRASVPMSKRVRIYYMTQAAVAPPTFVLFTDKDVKLHFSFERFLENQIRESFGFIGSPIWFKVRARNKKKAE, from the coding sequence GTGGCTCAGAGAGACGGCAAGAAAAGACTAGGCAAAAAACACAGGCAAGCCAGCACGCGGCCAAAGAAGGGTCGCGCTCCGAAGGCCGCACCGACCACAGGCGCAGTAGACCCACGCAAGCGCAAGCTGCTCGCGTCCAAACGCGCTGCAGCAGAAAATGCCGCGCGCACGCCGAAGAAGTCGCCGACCAAAGAGCGCAGCGTCGCACTATCCCCAGACGGCACCCGGAAGCAAGCACGGCAAGCATCTGCGCTAGGTGCCCGCGCAATCAACCCCACGCCGCTCGCCCCATCAGAAGACCAGGACTGGCGCGAAGTCGAGCTGCTCGCCTCGCAGATGGCCACCGAAACCGAGCGCGCCGAATCACGCACCCTCCCACTGATTGCCATCTGCGGCCGCCCCAACGTAGGCAAATCGACGCTCTTCAACCGCCTCACCGGCTCGCGCCGCTCCATCGTCGGCGACGAGCCCGGCATCACCCGCGACCGCATCTACGGCGAGATCGAGTGGATGAACCGCGACGCCCGCATCGTTGACACCGGCGGCGTCATCCCCGACGACGAAGCCCTCATCCCTGCCGAAATCTTCCGCCAGGCCCAGGTCGCGCTCGACGAAGCCGATGCTATCGTCATGGTCGTCGATGGCCGCACCGAGCTCGCCTCGCCCGACATGGAGCTCGCCCGCCTGCTCCTGCGCGGCGGCAAGCCCGTCTTCCTCGCCGTCAACAAGATGGACACCGAAGCCCTGTTGCCCTCGGCGGAAAACTTCCGCCGCCTCGGCTTCCGCAACGTCCTGCCCATCTCCGCCGAACACAACAGCGGCATCGGCGACCTGCTCGACGCTGTCTTCGCAGTCCTCCCCGAAGTCGACATCGAAGAGCCCGTCGTCATGCTCACCGCAACCGACGAAGCCGACGAAGACGAAGACGGTCCCGACTACTCCATAGCGCCCGCAGCGAAGCGTGTCCGCCATCTCCGCTCGCACGGCGAGTATGAAAGCCGCGAAACAAAGATCGCCATCATCGGCCGCCCGAACGTAGGCAAGAGCACGCTGCTCAACGCGCTCACGGGAACAAAACGTGCCATCGTCTCGCCCATTGCCGGAACCACACGTGACGCAGTCGATGAAGTCGTCGAACGCGACGGCCACGCCTTCCGCTTCGTCGACACGGCAGGCATCCGCCGCAAAGGCAAGACAAAGCTGATGGCCGAAAAGCTCTCAGTCGTCATGGCGCGCAAGCATCTCGAAGCCGCCGACGTCTCGCTGCTTGTCATCGACGCCACCGAAGGCGTCGCTGCGCTCGACGCCAACATCGGCGGCTACGCGCACGAGAGCGGCCGCAGCGTCATCATCGTCGTCAACAAGTGGGACCTCATGACGAAGACCGGACCCGACGGCAACCGCCTCTTCGACGGCAAGCAGCCCGCAAATCAAAAAGTCTACGAACAGCAGGTGCGCGACGCGCTCAAGTATCTCGACTACGCGCCGCTCCTCTTCGTCTCCGCAGCCGACGGCAAAAACATCGAACAGGTCTTCAAGAAGGTCGAGTTGGTCGCCCGCGAGCGCCGCAAGCGCATCACCACCGGACAGATGAACCGCTTCCTCGAACGCGTAGACTTCCAGCGCGCCAGCGTCCCCATGAGCAAGCGCGTGCGCATCTACTACATGACGCAGGCCGCCGTCGCGCCGCCGACGTTCGTGCTCTTCACCGACAAAGACGTGAAGCTGCACTTCTCCTTCGAACGTTTCCTTGAAAATCAGATACGCGAATCCTTCGGCTTCATCGGCTCACCCATCTGGTTCAAAGTCCGCGCCCGCAACAAGAAGAAGGCGGAATAG
- a CDS encoding PEP-CTERM sorting domain-containing protein, translating to MVQSAKLRPYFILLSIMPALVSLCLQPPTAHADSLTLSAEFLGNSTVLCSSNANPASCTGAQASGSSATGTVGAAAQFPPGGLPLPSFTGQTTDEAIASAALLYNFTSSVQSGTAVIDLSVTGNASVSTTGMPSSICPASTPCKAVAEVGIASGESFNGAPSGTTEDVLANISNSGSASAPSGPIQIVVPISGGIADLSFNLTTLAECPALTALQISGGISCTAIANYLDPLTITGASVYDVNGNLVSNATLISDTGYSPPASVPEPSSMFLLGTGIPLLGLTTQILRGRRSRDTDIQS from the coding sequence ATGGTCCAATCTGCAAAGTTACGCCCGTACTTCATTCTCCTTTCAATCATGCCTGCTCTGGTATCCCTTTGCCTTCAGCCCCCGACCGCGCACGCTGACAGCCTTACTCTCTCCGCCGAGTTTCTGGGCAACAGTACCGTCTTATGCTCCAGCAACGCCAACCCGGCGTCATGTACCGGCGCGCAGGCCAGCGGCTCAAGCGCCACTGGAACAGTAGGCGCCGCTGCACAGTTTCCTCCGGGCGGCCTTCCCTTGCCTAGCTTCACGGGCCAAACCACCGACGAGGCCATCGCCAGCGCTGCTCTGCTTTACAACTTCACCAGCAGCGTTCAGAGCGGGACGGCAGTCATCGATCTGAGTGTTACCGGCAATGCCTCGGTTTCTACAACGGGAATGCCCAGCTCTATCTGTCCAGCATCGACACCCTGCAAGGCCGTTGCAGAAGTCGGAATCGCCTCGGGCGAGTCTTTTAACGGCGCACCCTCCGGCACCACCGAGGACGTGCTCGCCAATATCTCCAACAGCGGCTCTGCGAGCGCGCCATCGGGCCCTATCCAGATAGTTGTGCCCATCAGCGGCGGCATCGCCGATCTTTCCTTTAATCTCACGACCCTGGCTGAATGTCCGGCGCTCACAGCACTCCAAATCAGCGGCGGCATCTCCTGCACGGCCATTGCCAACTACCTTGACCCGCTGACAATCACAGGGGCCAGCGTCTACGACGTCAACGGAAACCTGGTGTCGAACGCGACTCTCATCTCCGATACCGGCTACAGTCCACCCGCATCTGTACCTGAGCCCTCATCGATGTTCCTTCTGGGAACAGGGATTCCGCTTTTGGGTTTGACGACGCAAATACTGCGAGGAAGACGATCGAGAGATACAGATATACAGAGTTGA
- the moaC gene encoding cyclic pyranopterin monophosphate synthase MoaC — protein MAKLSHYDEAGQAHMVDVSAKAETRREAVARAFVELSDAVLAALPQNPKGNPLEVARFAGIQAAKKTAELIPMCHPLALSFVDVAARVVEGGVEIEATAATVAGTGVEMEAMVAASVAALTVYDMTKALDKGIRIREVVLVRKSGGKSGEYLRK, from the coding sequence ATGGCGAAACTGTCGCATTACGACGAAGCAGGCCAGGCCCACATGGTGGATGTGAGCGCGAAGGCGGAGACTCGGCGCGAGGCTGTGGCACGGGCCTTTGTTGAGCTTTCGGACGCAGTGCTTGCGGCGTTGCCGCAGAATCCGAAGGGGAATCCGCTGGAGGTGGCGCGGTTCGCGGGTATTCAGGCGGCGAAGAAGACGGCTGAGTTGATTCCGATGTGTCATCCGCTGGCGCTGAGCTTTGTGGATGTGGCGGCGCGAGTGGTGGAGGGTGGCGTCGAGATTGAGGCTACTGCGGCGACCGTTGCCGGGACAGGTGTCGAGATGGAGGCGATGGTGGCGGCTTCAGTCGCGGCGCTGACCGTTTATGACATGACGAAGGCGCTGGATAAGGGGATTCGCATCCGCGAGGTGGTGCTGGTGCGCAAGAGCGGCGGCAAGAGCGGCGAGTATTTGCGGAAATAG
- a CDS encoding molybdopterin molybdotransferase MoeA, with protein MKLETSEYVAGFDEALEMVLHWAVPIEKTGVERLALLDCVDRVLAEDVAADRDQPPFARSARDGFAVRAADAVAGAELVVAGLVRAGEQWGGPALVRGSAIEIMTGAPIPDGADAVVMVEHVEQAAGRVRMVAGRSLRSGENVVPRGCEARAGDVVLRAGSVMKGAEIALAAACGRASLDVFRRPRVAIVATGDELVGIDAVPEPQQIRNSNSYGLAALADEAGGEAVRFPVARDERAALNATVRAARGCELLLLSGGVSMGKYDLVEEVLRSLGAEFFFTGVKMQPGKPVVFGRLPARDGLREQFFFGLPGNPVSTQVTFCCFVAPLLRAISGSGEVSPRFVQATLAEDVEAKPGLMRVLPARLTSDRTKAEVRLVPWQGSGDMAAHARSNCYAVLPPDQKCSRGDVISLLLR; from the coding sequence ATGAAATTGGAGACGTCCGAGTACGTTGCGGGCTTTGATGAGGCGCTGGAGATGGTGCTGCATTGGGCTGTGCCGATTGAGAAAACCGGAGTCGAGCGGCTGGCCCTGCTGGATTGCGTGGACCGGGTGCTGGCTGAAGACGTTGCGGCAGACCGGGACCAGCCTCCGTTTGCGCGGTCGGCTCGGGACGGGTTTGCAGTGCGGGCTGCGGATGCAGTTGCCGGCGCTGAGCTGGTGGTTGCGGGGTTGGTGAGGGCGGGCGAGCAGTGGGGTGGGCCTGCGCTCGTGCGCGGCTCGGCGATTGAGATTATGACTGGCGCTCCGATTCCGGATGGGGCTGATGCTGTGGTGATGGTGGAGCATGTGGAGCAGGCGGCTGGCAGGGTCCGGATGGTGGCAGGGCGCTCGTTGCGGAGCGGCGAGAATGTTGTTCCGCGTGGGTGCGAGGCGCGGGCGGGCGACGTGGTGCTTCGGGCTGGTTCGGTGATGAAGGGCGCGGAGATTGCTTTGGCGGCTGCTTGCGGGCGGGCTTCGCTTGACGTGTTTCGCAGGCCGCGAGTGGCGATTGTCGCTACGGGTGATGAGTTAGTGGGGATTGACGCTGTGCCGGAGCCGCAGCAGATTCGCAATTCGAACAGCTATGGGCTGGCGGCCTTGGCGGATGAGGCCGGTGGTGAGGCGGTGCGGTTCCCTGTTGCTCGCGATGAACGCGCGGCTCTTAATGCAACGGTTCGTGCGGCGCGTGGGTGCGAGTTGCTGTTGCTTTCGGGTGGGGTTTCGATGGGCAAGTATGACCTGGTGGAAGAGGTACTGCGCTCGCTGGGAGCAGAGTTCTTCTTTACCGGAGTGAAGATGCAGCCGGGTAAGCCGGTGGTCTTCGGGCGACTGCCTGCCCGGGATGGTTTGCGTGAGCAATTCTTCTTTGGGCTGCCTGGGAATCCGGTTTCGACGCAGGTGACGTTTTGTTGCTTCGTTGCGCCGCTGCTGCGGGCGATCAGCGGCTCAGGTGAGGTTTCTCCGCGGTTTGTTCAGGCGACTCTGGCGGAGGATGTCGAGGCGAAGCCGGGGCTGATGCGGGTGTTGCCTGCTCGACTGACTTCGGACCGTACGAAGGCTGAAGTGCGGTTGGTGCCGTGGCAGGGATCGGGTGATATGGCTGCTCATGCTCGCTCGAATTGCTACGCTGTGTTGCCTCCTGATCAGAAGTGCTCGCGCGGCGACGTGATTTCCTTGCTGTTGCGGTAG
- a CDS encoding tetratricopeptide repeat protein: MRQIGWKMGGTLAACLLMTYVMAHPASAVAQTGTASIHGHVSNPLGQPLTSGDIKLTTDRTSPANDRKFPYDFTIDANGDYKGTGIAPGNYVAVVFQGTKSVDFNDNVTLAAGDDKQVDFDMSRKEYIDKMTPDERKQLEEYKKKNESAMAANVQIKNLNAELTQARADTKAGNYDEAIKLMTSATTAKPDEPILWLALGDAQLGSADAAAKAARAAGTSPTDAAIVQKYNDAATSYKKGVDLNAASKKPNPETTAVAYNQLGQAYGKQGDAKDASDAYEAAAKALPANAGMYYYNEAATLYNAGKLDEAAAAADKAIAVDPNRPDTYFIKGQALIPKATVDPKTQKIVAPPGCVEAYQKYLELAPDGPHAADVKGILQGIGATVESSYRAGKKKK, encoded by the coding sequence ATGAGACAGATTGGATGGAAGATGGGCGGAACGCTTGCAGCGTGTCTGCTGATGACCTACGTGATGGCGCATCCGGCAAGCGCGGTGGCGCAGACAGGAACGGCGAGCATTCATGGCCACGTGAGTAACCCGCTCGGCCAGCCGCTCACTTCGGGCGATATCAAGCTGACGACCGACCGGACTTCGCCGGCGAACGACCGCAAGTTCCCCTACGACTTCACGATTGATGCGAACGGCGACTATAAGGGGACAGGGATTGCTCCAGGCAACTATGTCGCGGTCGTGTTTCAGGGCACGAAGAGCGTCGACTTCAATGACAATGTGACCCTGGCGGCAGGCGATGACAAGCAGGTGGACTTCGACATGTCGCGCAAGGAGTACATCGACAAGATGACTCCCGACGAGCGTAAGCAGTTGGAAGAGTATAAGAAGAAGAACGAGTCGGCGATGGCTGCCAACGTGCAGATCAAAAACCTGAATGCAGAGTTGACCCAGGCGCGCGCAGACACGAAGGCCGGTAACTATGACGAAGCCATCAAATTGATGACGAGCGCCACAACAGCCAAGCCGGATGAGCCGATTCTGTGGCTGGCGCTGGGCGATGCGCAGCTAGGCAGCGCCGATGCAGCAGCGAAAGCCGCGCGCGCAGCCGGGACTTCGCCTACTGACGCAGCGATTGTGCAGAAGTATAACGATGCAGCGACTTCGTACAAGAAGGGTGTAGATCTGAACGCGGCGTCGAAGAAGCCCAATCCGGAGACGACTGCGGTTGCGTACAACCAGCTTGGCCAGGCGTACGGCAAGCAGGGCGACGCGAAGGACGCGTCCGATGCGTACGAAGCGGCGGCCAAGGCTCTGCCCGCCAACGCGGGAATGTACTACTACAACGAAGCCGCAACGTTGTACAACGCAGGCAAGCTGGATGAAGCGGCCGCGGCTGCCGACAAGGCGATCGCCGTTGATCCGAACCGTCCAGACACCTACTTCATCAAGGGACAAGCACTGATTCCAAAGGCGACAGTGGACCCGAAGACGCAGAAGATAGTCGCTCCTCCGGGATGCGTCGAGGCTTATCAGAAGTATCTGGAGCTGGCTCCGGATGGGCCCCACGCGGCTGACGTGAAGGGCATTCTGCAGGGCATCGGCGCGACGGTTGAGTCGAGCTACAGAGCAGGCAAGAAGAAGAAGTAA